In one window of Rhodanobacter sp. FDAARGOS 1247 DNA:
- a CDS encoding EF-hand domain-containing protein, with the protein MSLGKLPGTVATALVLCAASAATSAAPAAAAGDAATVPLAPPATTAASIFHAVDANKDGALSPQEFAAGYAAVQRLMTLEIRLREQFGRVDADHGGSIDASEYARLMLVRRAGAAAPPLATFDADGNGSLNFAEYVAAIRRLAALRPAPTSPAAK; encoded by the coding sequence ATGAGCCTGGGCAAGCTTCCCGGTACGGTGGCGACCGCCCTGGTGCTCTGCGCAGCCAGTGCGGCCACGTCCGCCGCGCCCGCCGCCGCGGCAGGCGACGCCGCCACCGTCCCGCTGGCGCCGCCGGCGACGACGGCAGCGTCGATCTTCCACGCGGTGGACGCCAACAAGGACGGCGCATTGTCGCCGCAGGAGTTCGCGGCGGGATACGCCGCCGTGCAGCGGCTGATGACCCTCGAAATCCGCTTGCGCGAACAGTTCGGCCGGGTCGATGCCGACCATGGTGGCTCCATCGACGCCAGCGAATACGCCAGGCTGATGCTGGTCAGGCGCGCGGGTGCAGCCGCTCCGCCGCTGGCCACGTTCGACGCCGACGGCAACGGATCGCTGAACTTCGCCGAGTACGTGGCCGCGATCCGCCGGCTGGCCGCGTTGCGGCCGGCGCCGACGTCGCCGGCGGCGAAGTAG